One segment of Chionomys nivalis chromosome 3, mChiNiv1.1, whole genome shotgun sequence DNA contains the following:
- the LOC130871469 gene encoding zinc finger protein OBI1-like, giving the protein MVGGRRRHREADMPLVSFEDVAVDFTWQEWQELDAAQRTLYTDVMLENYKSLVWLGHCLTKPELISKLEQGLAPWSGAEVAEQRLPDVHKWSALTETRQQDQEKYLGQLEITKRNTPNEDMVDVEKIFNVDSNCISNMNMKNEVYYRMFHQELVNPWQDVPLPSEPSERQGTEVTHDLKGSWDVLSYPDHSIHHSKEKCSECHFQYFGPDDTFHTKAILTPKKFHVQATCRMFSDYEKSLDEVVHPAQYMTQLRKKASGWNTDHKIHPGKTELSNHDNMLMEEKGYKCDYEKPMLQESDLKKHQEAYAEKEPQGHKENTKFSCLDAELQMVDQKAHIEKQTYEGKVSEKTFYHESHHINHQRSHTCEEPCECEEYRKTICDKSALTQHQRLYTDDKSCECRECSQALYPNSLLSQYQRAHTDVQQNECKELMKIYFYISSLTQHHTPTLKKPYGCNDCMKTFSHKSQLTRHQRTHTGEKPHECKECRKAFCHKSHLIRHQGIHAPEKPYECKECKKAFYLKAQLTQHQRTHTGEKPYECKECQKAFFRNSHLTQHQKIHTGEKPHKCKDCGNAFARKSHLTQHQKTHTGERPYECKECGKTFSRKSQVMQHETTHTGEKPYECKECRRTFYLKAYLTRHQVIHKPEKPFGCKKCGKTFSRKSYLTRHQKTHRAEKPDLGEK; this is encoded by the exons CCTTTGGTGTCATTTGAGGACGTGGCTGTGGACTTCACCTGGCAGGAGTGGCAGGAGCTGGATGCTGCTCAGAGGACCCTCTACAcggatgtgatgctggagaactACAAGAGCTTGGTGTGGCTGG GGCACTGTTTAACCAAACCTGAGTTGATCTCTAAGTTGGAACAAGGATTGGCACCGTGGAGTGGCGCCGAAGTCGCAGAGCAGCGCCTACCAG ATGTCCATAAATGGAGTGCCCTGACTGAAACAAGACAGCAAGATCAAGAGAAGTATTTAGGTCAACTTGAAATCACCAAGAGAAATACACCAAATGAAGATATGGTTGATGTAGAAAAAATATTCAATGTGGACTCAAACTGCATTTCAAATATGAACATGAAAAATGAAGTCTATTATAGAATGTTCCATCAGGAGCTGGTTAATCCATGGCAAGATGTGCCTTTGCCTAGTGAGCCTTCTGAGAGGCAGGGAACAGAAGTAACTCATGATTTGAAAGGATCATGGGACGTTCTCTCGTATCCTGACCATTCTATTCACCACAGCAAGGAGAAGTGCTCAGAGTGTCATTTTCAGTATTTTGGGCCAGATGACACCTTCCACACAAAAGCAATATTAACACCTAAGAAGTTTCACGTTCAAGCAACCTGTAGGATGTTCAGTGACTATGAGAAATCCTTGGATGAGGTAGTACATCCTGCCCAATATATGACTCAGTTAAGAAAGAAAGCTTCGGGATGGAATACAGATCATAAAATACATCCAGGCAAGACTGAACTCAGTAACCATGACAACATGCTCATGGAAGAGAAAGGTTATAAATGCGATTATGAGAAACCCATGCTTCAGGAATCAGACCTTAAGAAACATCAGGAAGCATATGCAGAGAAAGAGCCCCAGGGACACAAGGAAAACACCAAATTCTCCTGTCTGGATGCTGAACTACAAATGGTTGATCAGAAAGCACACATAGAGAAACAAACTTATGAAGGTAAAGTGTCTGAGAAAACCTTTTACCATGAGTCACATCACATCAACCATCAGAGATCACACACCTGTGAGGAACCCTGTGAGTGTGAAGAATATAGGAAAACGATCTGTGATAAGTCAGCCCTCACCCAACATCAGAgactttatacagatgataaatccTGTGAGTGCAGAGAATGCAGTCAGGCTCTCTACCCCAATTCTCTACTGTCTCAATATCAGAGAGCTCATACAGATGTACAGCAAAATGAATGCAAGGAATTAATGAAAATTTACTTCTATATATCAAGCCTCACTCAACACCACACTCCCACTCTTAAGAAACCTTACGGGTGCAACGATTGTATGAAAACTTTCTCCCATAAGTCTCAACTTACTCGCCATCAGAGAACTCATACAGGGGAGAAGCCCCATGAATGTAAAGAATGCAGGAAAGCTTTCTGCCACAAGTCACACCTTATCCGGCATCAGGGAATCCATGCACCTGAAAAACCCTACGAATGTAAAGAATGTAAGAAAGCTTTCTACCTGAAGGCTCAACTCACTCAACATCAGAGAACTCACACAGGGGAGAAGCCTTATGAGTGTAAAGAATGCCAGAAAGCTTTCTTCCGTAATTCACACCTCACTCAACATCAGAAAATCCATACAGGCGAGAAGCCACACAAATGTAAAGACTGTGGGAATGCTTTTGCCCGTAAGTCACACCTCACTCAGCATCAGAAAACCCACACAGGTGAGAGGCCCTACGAGTGTAAAGAATGTGGGAAAACCTTTTCTCGTAAGTCACAAGTGATGCAACACGAGACAACTCATACCGGTGAGAAACCCTACGAATGTAAAGAATGCAGGAGAACTTTCTATCTTAAAGCATATCTTACTCGACATCAGGTAATTCACAAACCTGAGAAGCCATTTGGATGCAAGAAATGTGGGAAGACTTTCTCACGGAAGTCATACCTCACCCGCCACCAGAAGACACACAGAGCTGAGAAACCCGATCTAGGCGAGAAATAG